The sequence below is a genomic window from Plasmodium gaboni strain SY75 chromosome 10, whole genome shotgun sequence.
tatttgtaCTCTTAATAACATTAATTGTGATAATGgtatatgtaataatattttaaaaaaggaTGAATTAGGATGTATTTGtaatgaaaattatatatatgattacGATTTAAAGGTGTGTCTTAGTTATAgcacaaatatatttttacgTTTATTCCTTctttgtattatatatgcTGTAATATTGTTCATTCTATAAATTTAAACTGaagatttatatatataaataaaatggaatattttaaaataataacaacatatatatatatatatatatatatatatagatcTTTAATTTGTTAAGTTAAAATActtacaaataatatttatcaagatgaaattaaaatattatttacacctaataattcatatataaatatatgtgcttttcttttaattcaaattttttgtgtatatatatttttttttttatgccttttttctttttgaaTACCCcaataaaattatttaaacttataaaacattagaaataaaaaaatatatgctcataaaaatatgacatgataataattcatctctcaatatatatatatatatatatattatatatatatgaattttttgattatataaaatataattataatatgacACCTTTTTAAAATTCTTATTACTGtcttattatttataaaaaaacaaacaaaaataaagaaaaaaaagtaaattataacatatgcagtgtttaaataaaatataatacaacTAGCTACcttttatatgtaatatatatatatatatatatatatatatatatagcTACCATATAAGATATTTTATAACttaacaaaaaatttaaaatcatttgaatatattaatttaacTTTTAATACTATATAATCACACTAAAGggaatttattttattaaaagatatataaaataacaatgtctactataaatatataagaatcattatatattcgCTTAAATGTTTTTCTCTTATgagatatataaaattattcccttaataatatatttttcctttttttttaaataattttatattaaatatattataggcaattttatgtgtattaaaataattcattaaTTCATAACTAcgtttatatattattaatacaaatacaacaccttatatataatttttatattccatacaatattattatacaaCCATGCTacatatacaaatatatatgaatattttttaaataaatgattattttgaaatatgcgaaacatttatattttatggtagacttttatttctttaatttcTTACCATTctacttatatatatagttatatttgaaaaaaattctCATTTCATTAAATCATTTTATGAACTCaatgttatattttataatttctcttaaacataatttatatatttaaaatatatatacttacAAGTATAAgaacatttttattattccctttatattaaataaatatattattcatacAAAAAGAGAATTTTTACtaattgaaaaaaaaaacattatatgttggggaaaaaattaactataaaattttttaatatattttctttttatatatatattaaaaatgaaaaaataatatattaaatttttataacatttattatattatatataaggaataaaatatttataatattatatataatgcTCTTATATACGattaatatgaaatatttacaaaaaaaagagaattatatataatatataataatatataagggttacgaaaagaaaaacatatgcatatattttttttattcattttacttcattttatttatattatatatattacatatatatataataataaatactatataaaagaatatatacatatacatatatatatatataatatatataatatatattttatatatataaatattttaagtTCTTATTTTAAgttcttttcttttttaaaattaataatattaaaaataataaaaaagcataaatatattttattaatatataaaggaactaatttatatatatatataatatatattacatatatatattttatatattttaaaaaaaaaagaaaaaaggaaaatatttttttaaagaaataaattgaaatatataataattaaaacattattaacataaaaaaaaaaaaaaaaaatcagttttcttgtttttattttgttttttttaattttctcctatctattttttattttattttaaagcattttattatttttatattttcatttctattttatatatgaaatgagaaataaataatacaaaaaaaaaaataaaaaagaaaaaaaaaaaaagagagaaataagaaaaatatattattaaaatcattccattttaaagaaaacattgtatatttatataattacaatTCAGAATTTATATAGgacaataaaaaaataaatatttatttgaaatattatttatatatatattttattattttaaacatatttaaGGATTTGCTattattgaaaataaaataatttaaattagtgttattttattataatattatatatgaataaataatttgttCATTATTAATACCACCActatatacatatatatataatattaatatacctatttattaaacatattattacaattaattaatataggatatttatatatataatattttttattataaaaaagaaaataaaaaatgagTTCAAAAGAAGCACATAGTGAATCGGAAGAACCTGTTCATAAGAACGATGGTAAAGGATGAAACGACAGaaacttaaaaaaaagatttacatatatataaataaatatatgcatatatatatacagCACAGttgtataataaattatatatcatgttgtaaaatattataaataaataccAATATTTCTCCCtataaaagaaaacaaaagaatatactatatttatttatatatatattttttatcatcatgTTAATGcaataattttatatatatatatatatatatatatatataatatatacatatttttatatttgtcCAACTCAGGTTCAACATTATATGTATCAAATTTAAGCTCAAAAATAACAACAGAGAAACTTCAAgatatttttgaaaaatatggaaGCATTGAAAAATGTTATGTTATAAGTAACCCTATAACcaagtaaaaataaaattaaaaaaaaataataattaagaaaaaatgtatatatttatatagtaataatataacacatgataattatattatttcatttttacCAACAGAGAATCAAGAAATTTTGGATTTGTCacttttaataattctgAAGATGCCGAAAATGCAATGAATAAAGCCAATAAAATGGAAATAGAAGgttattaatattaatatatctaacgtatataatttacatgtacatgaaaatatatattcataatatttacataaaatCCACACGAATGcaaacatataaatatataaatgttatattataatcagcatataaaatatatataaatgtatatttaatcCAATGatttataaagaaaattataattttcatgTATTCCGTATTTTTAATCacatcatatataaaataaataattatatcaGAACATTGCACAAAATGAATGAATAgaataatgaaataataaaaatagtaGCTAGCTACATAcctacatatatatatatatatatatatatatatatatatatatattttacacattccgaataaaaagataaatatatattaatatgtgttattttccatattaccaattacaatattaatttattcGTTAAATTAAGAAGATTATCCAATATGAATTTTCTTTGTTttcttttcctttttttttttttttgtaatcctcacaaaatatgattactcataatataaaatatatatcacacttatttatttatatatggAACATATGCCCACTATTCATTCATTAGAAGCGatgattatattattcCTAATTTTATCACTATTCATTTTTAACAGACTTATACTATCATACTTGCCAATACTTAtcttcaaaaaaaaaaaaaaaaaaaaaccatatatatcatataacaaaattataatcatattattatacatatatacatatgtatttatatatatacatatccacatatatatatttttttgtttaaaccaaaatgataatttttttttttgtgtgCTTGATTCAATTTTATATCACTTTCCTCctcataatataaataataaatacacAATTTCTGGATGTGCTTTCAtaatgtttatttatttacattcattatatattgaGAGAAATATccaaatgaaaaaataaaaatatttattatcccctttttttaataatagGAAGAGAAATCAACGTAGAAATTGCCAAGAGAAATGAGCCACATGAACCAACGCCAGGAGAATATAAAGGAGTACAAAGTAGGCattatagatatataaaatataatatatagtaAAAGCTAGTCggatatataaataaataaatatatatatgtattaacatataaacatattcatttattattattattattattaatgtATTGTTAcagatataataaagagAAATGGAGTAAGACACGATTATTACGGAAGAAAATATGACAGACCTTATGATAGGAGGAGATATGATTCACGAAGgtaaaataatataaaatcataaaaataaaatataaataatcatatatatatatatgtgttattatgattttttttgcttcttttattttagGGTTAATCCTTATGGAAGGGATCGTATGAGAAATTTTGGTTATCGTAATAATGGTTATAGAAATGATAGATATGGAAGACGTCCACGTAATGATTATAGAAATTATGATAGAAGATCgaatgataataaatattatagaagaaatgattattataaaagaaacGCAAGAAGTAGTGATAATGAAAGGGGACCATCACGAGATGACagtaaaagaaaaaagagATATGATAGAGTAAGAAAATCAACAAGTGTATCAAATAGTGAGAGAAGACGTTATAGAAATTCGCCAGACAGGTAAAATGatgaataattttatacatacgcacaagcaaaaaaaaaaagaaaaaaataaaataaaatatgtaaatacataccatatacatatttatttcatgtttacatttatatttatgttgCCCCCACTAATAGGATATCtctataatatatataaatatatatatatatatatatatatatatatatatatatatatatatatatacttattaatttatttattttattttttatactttttttattagaAGTCCACGTtatagaagaaaatgaaataaaaataaaaatgagCGAAACAAATTGAATgcatatattattatatatattaatcatgttaacatttattttattattttttttttttcaaaagttaaaagaaattaatatttgATTGTTCATAAGAATacaaaattttaaaatttttaaattgaatacgaaaaatataattgaataaaataatgaaatgtattattattattttttaattataatgaaaactaacaaaattattaaaaaaaaataaaagccaaaaaaaaaaaaaaaaaaaaaaaaaaacatataatttaaaataagcaaataaatataatatatatatatatatatatgtatttatttatttaattatttacgtatatatttttttattatgaaagaatcaattaaaaaattaagagGTTATTCACATATACCAAGTTAAATATAATCATCATCATATCTCCACCTTCTTAATAACTTTCCATAActaaaaatgaaaaaaataaagcaattatataaagtcaaattaaatgaaatatcaacacatacaaatatatatatatatatatatatatatatatatatatatatatatatataatataaaagataatatatttattcatacaaaaaaaaaaaaaaaatataataatatttatggCAAAAGTAGCAAAGATAGTTATAGTAATATTggtaaatatatatagaaaaaaaaaataatgtacatagtatatttattttaattcttttatatatttatttaatttacTTAAAAACTTTTACAGGTAAGTCTGCTTTTTTCCTACAATAATTTTCACACATTTGCAACCACATCATTAACTCTTCTCTCGTCCCCGCTCTAGGAATAACAcacatatttttaacaaaaaaataaatatacatatatatatatatatatatataacccataaataataaaaacagatattatgtaattaatataaatatatatatgtagatTCAAACAACACATccatatataataattcaaagtgttatataaaataaaataactTAATACaacatttataatatataaaatatattattattactattattttttacctaattggatatatttttaagaaatCTGAAAAACAGTTTTTACCTTTCCCTTTTATGCATTGTTCAGGAAAGTtagaataaaaattatgaacaTATTCCTTCTCAGTGTCTGaaaatttttcatttaaatatgatGCAAAAACCCAGAACAAAAACCATTGAGCATGACAAGGATGtttcatattatttgaGTCTAAACTATcatcaaataaataaaagttttctttttttattttttctaattcatgttttatattattttcattttgctccatactattattatttttaattgaTATATGCTGTTTCATTGTATTAACTACATCTTTTTGATTATCAATATTTAGATATTTATGCTCATCAAttaaatcttttttttttgtatctttttcttcaaGATTTTTAAAGGGTATTGTATTACCCATGATGAGAATTATAATTggaaattattaaaaataaatgtatatacatatattttattcttcCACACgttaataatatatttatatgtacaacttatattatatgttttacATTATTTGTCAAAATATTCTATGTTGAAGggtttatataaatatataaatgaatatatatatatatatatatgttaccctttaactttttatattttgatttgattttattttatcatttttttttggtaataaatatatacatattaaataaattacatatgtatttagatttttttttttttttttttttaattaaacCAAAATACgatttgtaatatttttttgtaatcATAAAATTCTTCAATTTGGTACTGTCCTTATTTTACAAAAGGagataattataattatatatatatatatatatatatatatataataccATACAACAATAactattttatttttattatattcttgttattttaatttaaatcatatatacaACTTCTAATCAAGTCtcaaatattatattttattgctctttaaagaaatattacATGGGATGAAATTTGTAAGGACCttcttttcctttttttatcatctttCATCAGCCACttcagaaaaaaaattaaataaatcaaaaaaaaaaaaaaaaaaagaacaaaataaagCCTTAACCTTTTCACTAAATTGgtgatttatatatttaaagaaatatatatatatatatatatatatatacatataatattaaaaaaataaagcaattaaaaaaaatggtaACGATAATTATGTTAATTTGGATAGAATCCatgagaaaaaataaaaatccCTAAAAcaagaaatatatataaatatataaatatatataatatatataatatatatttatatttattttttattttttatttttatattttttttaattgttttattttttttatcttttaattttcaGTATACCAACATAATGAACAAAAACGTGATTACAAATGtgttaatattataagtGTAGTAGGATGagtttattatttgattaacacatttttctatttcttTACTTTAAATAGTCCCAGTTTATGACACAATGAATATGAGGAAAAGAAGTATAAATTAcaaatgtatttatattgtactattttattttactataaaattaataataatattaggtaataataaaaacacgaatttaaaaaatatccatactaataattatcaatggaaaaagaaaaatgatCAAAAACgttcatataaaaataaaaaatataaattgatgcatttcatatattataataatcttTACAAAAAAGTAGACGTCAATGATCGcgaatataaaataaatgatgatttaaaaaatataattttattatttggTCGTATAGCAGAACCTTATTATCCGAAGGCAGTTGAacaatttaataattttaaagaaccttatagtaaatatatttatactaataataatagtaattACAATTACAAttacaataataatgataatattaatactATTATTAGTAGTAGCAATGGTACATACAATAAATGGAAATTCATTTTTCAcgatattaaaaaaatggataaaaatatgttcCATGAAAGAGTATGTCAACTTAAATTTAAATGGCctataaataaagatgaaaatattacagaatatgatttttataattacatTATTGAAAgatgtttatataatattaatattatgaGAAGTAACATACAAAAgttaaaatatttattaacCAAACTTGTGGGgaacaataaaaataaagaaaatgtCTTCTTGAGTAGCTTATGTAAAGAAGtagaaaaagaatatatgACTCATCAAGTGgatacaaaaaaaaataacaacaataatgaacatcatattaatgatgattataataataatattgttattattccaaagaataatataaacaatgACACTAATGATAacaaaaatgataataatgataataataatgataataataatgataataataatgataataataatgataataatgataataataatgataataatgataataatgacaatagtaataataataattataacaataacaataattataataataatcaatGTGGAAAAAATTTTACAACATCTACTTCTCAATTAAGTtgtgataataaaataaaaattttagaaaaattagaaaattTTAATCTAAATAGTATCTTTAAACAACATAATAGATCTTATAGTAGACTACTTGTAAATGAAGTGtttaataaagaatatccttctaaaaaaattacagatatttttttaaatctaatatttcaaaaaaatgTTGAAGAATTTACTTATGAATCCTTCATTAGGcatttaaatattcttGGTAGAAAAAtagaattaataaattgtgattttaattcaaatatatattttgatcAGTTTCATTTCCTTATGAAATCTGAACTAAAGAAAAATTCACTCAATgctaaaaaaaaaacaaaaaaaaaatattcatcCAAGTcattcaaaaataaaaaagaaaataacAACAAAAGTGTTTACGAAAATAAAActcataaaaaaaaaaaaaattcaataCTCATAAATCAACCtattattacaaataattttgaaTCAATAAAAGAACAACAATATAATCAACTAGAACAAAATGACAATCAatcaaatattaaaatgcATAAACATATACATGACCAAAACAACAtaaattcaaataatattttacaaactaatataaatagcaatgataaaaatttaagtatcaatattaaaaaaaaagttatttctttttttaattatatagtaaatactataaaaaaaggattctaattgttatatatcatatgaattatatattcataatacacacattaaataatattattatataaatcaaaattaatacatcacaaatgtatttaatataattttattttaaatatatatgttatttcatattttcttattatattatatattatactattattttattttattttatttttatttttattttttttcgttATTTAATTGAATATgctttttttatttttacaacatctttattattatatccttctattttttcatttacatgtaaaaataaatatatatgtatatatattacatacatatataaacattaatatattatatatatatatatatatatatatatatttaatatattttcaattacatataataaatattccttttttcttttcaatataatatatgttttaagtgtactttattttcaattttttaatacattaatttttgaaggttattttttttaatatttatcaaaaaaaaaaaaaaaaaaaaaatttatattaaatataatgtgactacattattatttattcttaattataaagaatatatatttatttatgcATTAAAATGATAgagggaaaaaaaaaaaaaaaaacatcTAAATATACTTACattttgatattattatttttttttttaatattctgtatgtttttatacattcaaagaatattaaaaattgtCTCAAAATTGaataaatgtatttttttgttccttttaaatatatcaagATTAAGAAccttttattaatttcctttattttattgtatataatattgtatatttttataatatatcatctTTGTATTTAGTTTATTTGATCTAATTTGTTTTGAGAGAGTGTATTTTACTTTTTCATTGTTTCATATAGACCTtcattcttattatataaatatataaatatatatatatataatatataatacataatatataattatatataatttattttatataaatataaaaaaaacatgatatgcatacatatataaaaatatatgtatatatcatatacagaaatgtaaaataagcacaaaatattttaaatggaacatgtattttttttttttttttttttccaatttgttcaaaaatatatacatataataagaaatatttaaataaataaataaatatatatatatatatatatacattttaatttaCTAACATTTCAAGAAAATGTAAATCTTAATGTTTTGTAcatattctttattttttctcatttttattttttacgttaatatttatttagctgctcaaatattttaaatgttatgctaattaaaagaaaataaacatcttatagttttttttaaaaatatgaaccattttattgttacatatttttataaactataaaaagtaaattaataaaaaatatatacatatatatgtgtatatgtataaataaaaaagagaaaaaaaatttttaatatgatatatatatatatatatatatatatatatttttatatacagCTCGCTTTTCTGCAACCATAACtgtttataaatattaaaatatatatataattatatttattcgCTTTTTTGTcttgttatatataaatatatatatatatatatatatatttatatttatttatttattttttaaaatgtttGGTAAATTCATATCTGACACATATAACAAGGTGAAAAGCAAAGCGGACGAGGTCAGGTTACATGTAAGCGTACAAGCTATTAAAGCAAAAGAAGTATTTGGACTTGTAAAACCAACAACCATAGAACAACTAGAagtattattaaattatgaaCTTCAACAAATAGATTCAGCAGATATGTTAATATcaacatataaaaaatggatatataatataagtCAATCTGATAAAAGTGATTGTATTAGATACTATAAATCcatgaataaaaataatgaaaagaatTTCTTAAGTAATGTAAAGCAAagttttaaaaatatcaaTGAGCAAATAGCAAATTTTAAAGACCAAAAGGAAAGTGGATTAACCAAAAATGAAGAgaatgataatatgaacGAAAAAAGATATTACATACCAAATGAAGATcataatgatgataataataataatgataataataataatgataataataatgataataataataataatgataataataataataatgataataataataataataatgatacCAATAATGATAccaataataataataatgataataataatgataaggttaataataatgatatgtATCAGTTCAGTGATAAGTCAGATAATAAGAATATCTGTAATAATGATTCTAATAATAGcagtaataatatttcacGTTGTAATAGTAGAGACGAATCTCATATAAATTATCCAACttacaataaaaatatacctatgaatataaacaaaaatcTTTCAttcaataatatttatgatgATCATTATGGCtataattttaaagaatactttttaaaaagtaatatattagaaaaatCAATTAGTCTAATATTAGAAAGAAGAGATATTAGATTATCACTTGTAGGACCTatagaaaatgaagatatagAAAATCCCAGAATTGTTATTCTAGATATGTTTAAACTCTGTTTTATAGGTAACGAGAAATTACATAAAGATAtcttatttattattttaacTACTGACaaattatttgataatcacaaagaattatttctagaattattatcaatattgAAACATGATTATTTAGATATTTATTTAACTAACCTCAGAAAAATTATCTCATCAGAAGTTGTATGTCTAAAAAGTAAAATACAATCATATGATACTCAATCTAATCCTATGAATAAAAAGTTAAATTCTTTAAGCAATATAAGTCCACAAAGTACTAGTTCGTCTATAGATTTTGAAGAAGATCAAaacattattaatatgatcTACACAGacaaagaaaaaaacaaaaaaacTAATATAAAGGTCGAAATAAAGGATGATGAAAGtcaaaaagaaaatata
It includes:
- a CDS encoding putative RNA-binding protein (transcript variant 1; alternatively spliced), with amino-acid sequence MSSKEAHSESEEPVHKNDGSTLYVSNLSSKITTEKLQDIFEKYGSIEKCYVISNPITKESRNFGFVTFNNSEDAENAMNKANKMEIEGREINVEIAKRNEPHEPTPGEYKGVQNIIKRNGVRHDYYGRKYDRPYDRRRYDSRRVNPYGRDRMRNFGYRNNGYRNDRYGRRPRNDYRNYDRRSNDNKYYRRNDYYKRNARSSDNERGPSRDDSKRKKRYDRVRKSTSVSNSERRRYRNSPDRSPRYRRK
- a CDS encoding putative RNA-binding protein (transcript variant 2; alternatively spliced), with product MSSKEAHSESEEPVHKNDGSTLYVSNLSSKITTEKLQDIFEKYGSIEKCYVISNPITKESRNFGFVTFNNSEDAENAMNKANKMEIEGREINVEIAKRNEPHEPTPGEYKGVQIKRNGVRHDYYGRKYDRPYDRRRYDSRRVNPYGRDRMRNFGYRNNGYRNDRYGRRPRNDYRNYDRRSNDNKYYRRNDYYKRNARSSDNERGPSRDDSKRKKRYDRVRKSTSVSNSERRRYRNSPDRSPRYRRK
- a CDS encoding hypothetical protein (conserved Plasmodium protein, unknown function), producing the protein MNMRKRSINYKCIYIVLFYFTIKLIIILGNNKNTNLKNIHTNNYQWKKKNDQKRSYKNKKYKLMHFIYYNNLYKKVDVNDREYKINDDLKNIILLFGRIAEPYYPKAVEQFNNFKEPYSKYIYTNNNSNYNYNYNNNDNINTIISSSNGTYNKWKFIFHDIKKMDKNMFHERVCQLKFKWPINKDENITEYDFYNYIIERCLYNINIMRSNIQKLKYLLTKLVGNNKNKENVFLSSLCKEVEKEYMTHQVDTKKNNNNNEHHINDDYNNNIVIIPKNNINNDTNDNKNDNNDNNNDNNNDNNNDNNNDNNDNNNDNNDNNDNSNNNNYNNNNNYNNNQCGKNFTTSTSQLSCDNKIKILEKLENFNLNSIFKQHNRSYSRLLVNEVFNKEYPSKKITDIFLNLIFQKNVEEFTYESFIRHLNILGRKIELINCDFNSNIYFDQFHFLMKSELKKNSLNAKKKTKKKYSSKSFKNKKENNNKSVYENKTHKKKKNSILINQPIITNNFESIKEQQYNQLEQNDNQSNIKMHKHIHDQNNINSNNILQTNINSNDKNLSINIKKKVISFFNYIVNTIKKGF
- a CDS encoding hypothetical protein (conserved Plasmodium protein, unknown function), with the protein product MGNTIPFKNLEEKDTKKKDLIDEHKYLNIDNQKDVVNTMKQHISIKNNNSMEQNENNIKHELEKIKKENFYLFDDSLDSNNMKHPCHAQWFLFWVFASYLNEKFSDTEKEYVHNFYSNFPEQCIKGKGKNCFSDFLKIYPIRAGTREELMMWLQMCENYCRKKADLPVKVFNYGKLLRRWRYDDDYI